The Streptomyces tendae genome has a window encoding:
- a CDS encoding rhomboid family intramembrane serine protease: MEPESVVTTCYRHPRVECHVRCVRCDRYICPDCMREAAVGHQCPECVREGARSMRQARTLVGGRVSAVPVATYVLIALNVLAYLTEVVRPEVVDRFAMLGAGLAGPDGGHYLWTDAYPPGFTPEGLAGGEWYRLLTGAFLHLPPTEGTFGVLHLVMNMVALWNLGRMVEPMLGRLHYLALYLLSALGGSVLVLLIAPSDPTVGASGALFGLGASYYVMARRVGADMRGVNRLMGGLLLWLVVSALFTSWQGHLGGLLTGGLVALAFAYAPRDGRRAAVQIGACAGLAVLLAVLTVVKVSELTGGGIPQ, from the coding sequence GTGGAGCCCGAGTCCGTCGTCACCACCTGTTACCGCCATCCGCGGGTGGAGTGTCACGTCCGCTGTGTCCGCTGCGACCGGTACATCTGCCCCGACTGCATGCGCGAGGCGGCCGTGGGCCACCAGTGCCCGGAGTGCGTGCGGGAGGGCGCCCGGTCGATGCGGCAGGCGCGCACCCTGGTGGGCGGCCGGGTCTCGGCCGTGCCCGTCGCGACGTACGTGCTGATCGCCCTGAACGTGCTGGCGTACCTGACGGAGGTGGTCCGGCCCGAGGTCGTGGACCGGTTCGCGATGCTGGGCGCGGGGCTGGCCGGCCCGGACGGCGGCCACTACCTGTGGACCGACGCGTACCCTCCGGGCTTCACCCCCGAGGGGCTGGCGGGCGGCGAGTGGTACCGGCTGCTGACCGGCGCGTTCCTGCACCTGCCGCCCACGGAGGGCACCTTCGGCGTCCTCCACCTGGTGATGAACATGGTGGCCCTGTGGAATCTGGGCCGGATGGTCGAGCCGATGCTGGGCCGCCTGCACTACCTCGCCCTGTACCTGCTGTCCGCGCTGGGCGGTTCGGTGCTGGTGCTGCTGATCGCGCCCTCGGACCCCACGGTCGGCGCGTCCGGCGCCCTGTTCGGCCTGGGTGCCTCCTACTACGTGATGGCCCGGCGGGTGGGCGCCGACATGCGCGGGGTGAACCGCCTCATGGGCGGACTGCTGCTGTGGCTGGTGGTGTCGGCGCTCTTCACCTCCTGGCAGGGCCACCTGGGCGGGCTGCTGACGGGCGGGCTGGTGGCCCTGGCGTTCGCGTACGCCCCCCGCGACGGCCGCCGGGCGGCGGTGCAGATCGGTGCGTGCGCGGGGCTGGCGGTGCTGCTGGCGGTCTTGACGGTGGTCAAGGTGTCCGAACTGACAGGTGGAGGGATCCCCCAGTGA
- a CDS encoding chitosanase, with amino-acid sequence MKRAGVLFLAGVPVVATAVYFVLPSGAADAPAAPTSVGAQSSRDDVKDRAEQDHEEQRDKDDEIVASLPPGLAAPAKKELAHKLVASAEHSTTDWRSTYGIIEDRDDDCGYTAGIIGFCTGTHDLLTLVEHYTENRPGNGLARYLPALRKVDGTDSHEGLDPGFTDAWKAEAEVPEFRAAQEEERDRVYFEPAVRLAKLDRLGTLGQFVYFDAMVFHGTGTDETGFYALRERALKQAKTPAMGGGEKAYLDAFLDVRRDTMLTRYPDRDTSRVDTAQRRFLQAGNLALDTPLTWEMYGDHYTLS; translated from the coding sequence GTGAAACGTGCCGGTGTGCTCTTCCTCGCGGGCGTCCCCGTGGTCGCCACGGCGGTGTACTTCGTCCTGCCGTCGGGGGCCGCGGACGCGCCGGCCGCCCCCACGTCGGTCGGCGCGCAGTCCTCCCGGGACGACGTCAAGGACCGCGCCGAGCAGGACCACGAGGAGCAGCGGGACAAGGACGACGAGATCGTCGCCTCCCTGCCCCCCGGACTGGCCGCCCCGGCGAAGAAGGAGCTGGCCCACAAGCTGGTGGCGAGCGCCGAGCACTCCACCACCGACTGGCGCTCCACCTACGGGATCATCGAGGACCGGGACGACGACTGCGGCTACACCGCGGGCATCATCGGCTTCTGCACCGGCACCCACGATCTGCTCACCCTCGTGGAGCACTACACCGAGAACCGTCCCGGCAACGGGCTGGCGCGCTATCTGCCCGCCCTGCGGAAGGTCGACGGCACGGACTCCCACGAAGGGCTGGACCCCGGCTTCACGGACGCCTGGAAGGCGGAGGCCGAGGTACCGGAGTTCCGCGCGGCGCAGGAGGAGGAGCGCGACCGTGTCTACTTCGAACCGGCGGTGCGCCTCGCCAAGCTGGACCGCCTGGGCACCCTCGGCCAGTTCGTCTACTTCGACGCGATGGTCTTCCACGGCACCGGCACCGACGAGACCGGCTTCTACGCCCTGCGGGAGCGCGCGCTGAAGCAGGCGAAGACACCCGCCATGGGCGGCGGCGAGAAGGCGTACCTGGACGCCTTCCTCGACGTCCGCCGCGACACCATGCTCACCCGGTACCCGGACCGCGACACCTCCCGCGTCGACACCGCGCAGCGCCGCTTCCTCCAGGCCGGGAACCTTGCGCTGGACACCCCGCTGACCTGGGAGATGTACGGGGACCACTACACCCTGTCCTGA
- a CDS encoding glutamate synthase subunit beta, with product MADPKGFLNHGREVARSRPVEERKKDWNEVYVPGSLLPIISKQASRCMDCGIPFCHNGCPLGNLIPEWNDYAYREDWGAASDRLHATNNFPEFTGRLCPAPCESACVLGINQPPVTIKNVEVSIIDKAWETGDVAPQIPERLSGKTVAVVGSGPAGLAAAQQLTRAGHTVAVYERADRIGGLLRYGIPEFKMEKRHINRRIEQMRAEGTKFRTGVEIGRDMPATALRKRYDAVVLAVGATTARDLPVPGRELNGIHQAMEYLPLANKVQEGDYVSPPITAEGKHVVVIGGGDTGADCVGTAHRQGAASVTQLEIMPRPNDDRDPVAQPWPTFPMLYKVTSAHEEGGERVYSVSTTHFEGDEDGNVQWLHLTEVEFVDGKLTQKPGTERKIPAQLVTLAMGFTGTDRDNGLVEQFGLELDARGNIARDGDFQTNVPGVFVAGDAGRGQSLIVWAIAEGRSAARGCDRFLTGASALPAPIRPTDRALAV from the coding sequence ATGGCTGACCCGAAGGGCTTTCTGAACCACGGCCGCGAGGTCGCCAGGTCCCGTCCGGTCGAGGAGCGGAAGAAGGACTGGAACGAGGTCTACGTCCCCGGCTCCCTGCTGCCGATCATCAGCAAGCAGGCCAGCCGCTGCATGGACTGCGGCATCCCGTTCTGTCACAACGGCTGTCCGCTCGGAAACCTCATCCCCGAGTGGAACGACTACGCCTACCGCGAGGACTGGGGCGCGGCCAGCGACCGGCTGCACGCCACGAACAACTTCCCGGAGTTCACCGGGCGGCTGTGCCCCGCGCCGTGCGAGTCGGCCTGCGTGCTCGGCATCAACCAGCCGCCGGTCACCATCAAGAACGTCGAGGTCTCGATCATCGACAAGGCGTGGGAGACCGGTGACGTCGCCCCGCAGATTCCCGAGCGGCTGTCCGGCAAGACCGTCGCGGTCGTCGGCTCGGGCCCCGCGGGCCTGGCCGCCGCCCAGCAGCTGACCCGGGCCGGCCACACCGTCGCCGTCTACGAGCGGGCGGACCGCATCGGAGGCCTCCTGCGGTACGGCATCCCCGAGTTCAAGATGGAGAAGCGGCACATCAACCGCCGTATCGAGCAGATGCGCGCGGAGGGCACCAAGTTCCGCACCGGTGTCGAGATCGGGCGCGACATGCCGGCGACCGCGCTGCGCAAGCGGTACGACGCCGTGGTCCTCGCGGTCGGCGCGACCACCGCGCGCGACCTGCCGGTGCCGGGCCGCGAGCTCAACGGCATCCACCAGGCCATGGAGTACCTGCCGCTGGCCAACAAGGTGCAGGAGGGCGACTACGTCTCCCCGCCGATCACCGCCGAGGGCAAGCACGTCGTCGTGATCGGCGGCGGCGACACCGGCGCCGACTGCGTGGGCACCGCCCACCGCCAGGGCGCCGCCTCCGTCACCCAGCTGGAGATCATGCCCCGCCCGAACGACGACCGGGACCCGGTCGCCCAGCCCTGGCCGACCTTCCCCATGCTGTACAAGGTCACCAGCGCGCACGAGGAGGGCGGTGAGCGGGTCTACTCCGTCTCCACCACCCACTTCGAGGGCGACGAGGACGGCAACGTCCAGTGGCTGCACCTGACCGAGGTCGAGTTCGTCGACGGCAAGCTCACGCAGAAGCCGGGCACCGAGCGCAAGATCCCGGCACAGCTGGTCACCCTGGCCATGGGCTTCACCGGCACCGACCGGGACAACGGCCTGGTCGAGCAGTTCGGCCTGGAGCTGGACGCGCGCGGCAACATCGCCCGCGACGGCGACTTCCAGACCAACGTGCCCGGTGTGTTCGTCGCCGGTGACGCGGGCCGCGGTCAGTCGCTCATCGTGTGGGCGATCGCCGAGGGCCGCTCGGCCGCCCGGGGCTGCGACCGCTTCCTCACCGGGGCCAGCGCGCTGCCCGCCCCGATCCGCCCGACGGACCGCGCCCTGGCGGTCTGA
- the gltB gene encoding glutamate synthase large subunit, which produces MRTPRQPSQHSSNDRTSWSFMDARPAAQGMYDPRNEHDACGVGFVATLTGEASHTLVDQALTVLRNLEHRGATGSEPDSGDGAGILSQIPDAFFREVAEFDLPEAGGYAAGIAFLPGEGTDAAVARIEEIAAAEGLTVLGWREVPVAPQLLGATARSTMPVFRQLFVSDGTSRDIALDRKAFLLRKRAEREVGVYFPSLSARTIVYKGMLTTGQLEPFFPDLSDRRFASAIALVHSRFSTNTFPSWPLAHPYRFVAHNGEINTVKGNRNWMRARESQLMSDLFGTAKDLERTFPVCTPDASDSASFDEVLELLHLGGRSLPHSVLMMIPEAWENHDSMDPARRAFYQYHSTMMEPWDGPACVTFTDGTQVGAVLDRNGLRPGRYWVTDEGLVVLGSEVGVLDIDPAKVVRKGRLQPGRMFLVDTAEHRIIEDDEIKAALAAEHPYAEWLEAGEIELSDLPGREHIVHTHASVTRRQQTFGYTEEELRVILAPMAKAGAEPIGSMGTDSPIAALSERPRLLFDYFTQLFAQVTNPPLDAIREELVTSLRSSLGPQGNLLEPTAAACRSVTLPFPVIDNDELAKLIHINADGDMPGFKAATLSGLYRVAGGGEALAARIEDICAEADAAIENGARLIVLSDRHSDAEHAPIPSLLLTAAVHHHLIRTKQRTQVGLLVEAGDVREVHHVALLIGYGAAAVNPYLAMESVEDLVRAGTFLPGAEPEQAIRNLIHALGKGVLKVMSKMGISTVASYRGAQVFEAVGLEEGFVEKYFNGTTSKIGGVGIDVIAKEVAARHAKAYPASGIAPAHRALDIGGEYQWRREGEPHLFDPETVFRLQHSTRSGRYEIFKKYTERVNEQSERLMTLRGLFGFKPGRGPIPVEEVEPVSEIVKRFSTGAMSYGSISQEAHETLAIAMNQLGGKSNTGEGGEDPERLYDPARRSSIKQVASGRFGVTSEYLVNSDDIQIKMAQGAKPGEGGQLPGHKVYPWVAKTRHSTPGVGLISPPPHHDIYSIEDLAQLIHDLKNANPQARIHVKLVSEVGVGTVAAGVSKAHADVVLISGHDGGTGASPLTSLKHAGGPWELGLAETQQTLLLNGLRDRIVVQTDGQLKTGRDVVIAALLGAEEFGFATAPLVVSGCVMMRVCHLDTCPVGIATQNPVLRDRFTGKAEYVVNFFRFIAQEVRELLAELGFRSIEEAVGHAEVLDVTRAVDHWKAQGLELEPLFHVPELPEGAVRHQVVAQDHGLEKALDNELIKLAADALSATGAEDAQPVRAQVAIRNINRTVGTMLGHEVTKKFGGAGLPDDTIDITFTGSAGQSFGAFVPRGVTLRLEGDANDYVGKGLSGGRIVVRPDRAADHLAEYSVIAGNTLAYGATGGEMFLRGKTGERFCVRNSGALVVSEGVGDHGCEYMTGGHAVVLGETGRNFAAGMSGGVAYVIDLDRDNVNAGNAGSVEALDDADRQWLHDVVRRHQEETGSTVAEKLLADWDTAVERFSKIIPSTYKAVLAAKDAAERAGLSETEITEKMMEAAING; this is translated from the coding sequence ATGCGTACGCCGCGCCAGCCGTCCCAGCATTCCTCGAACGACCGCACGAGCTGGTCGTTCATGGATGCTCGCCCTGCTGCGCAGGGTATGTACGACCCCCGCAACGAGCACGACGCCTGCGGCGTCGGCTTCGTCGCCACCCTCACCGGCGAGGCGTCCCACACCCTGGTCGACCAGGCCCTCACGGTCCTGCGCAACCTGGAGCACCGCGGTGCCACCGGCTCCGAGCCGGACTCCGGCGACGGAGCGGGCATCCTGTCCCAGATCCCGGACGCCTTCTTCCGTGAGGTGGCCGAATTCGACCTGCCCGAGGCGGGCGGATACGCCGCCGGCATCGCCTTCCTGCCCGGGGAGGGCACGGACGCCGCCGTCGCCCGCATCGAGGAGATCGCCGCCGCCGAGGGGCTGACCGTGCTCGGCTGGCGCGAGGTGCCGGTCGCGCCCCAGCTGCTGGGTGCCACCGCCCGCTCCACCATGCCGGTCTTCCGGCAGCTCTTCGTCTCCGACGGCACCAGCCGGGACATCGCCCTGGACCGCAAGGCGTTCCTGCTGCGCAAGCGCGCCGAGCGCGAGGTGGGCGTCTACTTCCCGTCGCTGTCCGCGCGGACCATCGTCTACAAGGGCATGCTGACCACCGGCCAGCTGGAGCCCTTCTTCCCGGACCTGTCCGACCGCCGCTTCGCCTCCGCGATCGCGCTGGTGCACTCCCGGTTCTCCACGAACACCTTCCCGTCGTGGCCGCTGGCGCACCCGTACCGCTTCGTCGCGCACAACGGTGAGATCAACACCGTCAAGGGCAACCGCAACTGGATGCGGGCCCGCGAGTCCCAGCTGATGTCCGACCTGTTCGGCACGGCGAAGGACCTGGAGCGCACCTTCCCGGTCTGCACCCCGGACGCCTCGGACTCCGCCTCGTTCGACGAGGTGCTCGAACTGCTGCACCTGGGCGGCCGCTCGCTCCCGCACTCCGTGCTGATGATGATCCCGGAGGCGTGGGAGAACCACGACTCCATGGACCCGGCCCGGCGCGCCTTCTACCAGTACCACTCCACGATGATGGAGCCCTGGGACGGCCCGGCCTGCGTCACCTTCACCGACGGCACCCAGGTCGGCGCCGTGCTCGACCGCAACGGCCTGCGCCCCGGCCGGTACTGGGTCACCGACGAGGGCCTGGTCGTCCTCGGCTCCGAGGTCGGCGTGCTCGACATCGACCCGGCCAAGGTGGTCCGCAAGGGCCGGCTGCAGCCCGGCCGCATGTTCCTCGTGGACACCGCCGAGCACCGCATCATCGAGGACGACGAGATCAAGGCCGCCCTCGCCGCGGAGCACCCCTACGCGGAGTGGCTCGAGGCCGGCGAGATCGAGCTGAGCGACCTGCCCGGGCGGGAGCACATCGTGCACACCCACGCCTCGGTCACCCGCCGGCAGCAGACCTTCGGGTACACCGAGGAGGAGCTGCGCGTCATCCTCGCCCCGATGGCCAAGGCCGGCGCCGAGCCCATCGGCTCCATGGGCACCGACTCGCCGATCGCCGCGCTCAGCGAGCGCCCGCGGCTGCTGTTCGACTACTTCACCCAGCTGTTCGCGCAGGTCACCAACCCGCCGCTGGACGCCATCCGCGAGGAGCTGGTCACCTCGCTGCGCTCCTCCCTGGGCCCGCAGGGCAACCTGCTGGAGCCGACGGCCGCGGCGTGTCGCAGCGTCACCCTGCCCTTCCCGGTGATCGACAACGACGAGCTGGCCAAGCTCATCCACATCAACGCCGACGGCGACATGCCCGGGTTCAAGGCCGCGACCCTCTCCGGCCTCTACCGGGTGGCCGGCGGCGGTGAGGCCCTCGCCGCCCGCATCGAGGACATCTGCGCCGAGGCCGACGCCGCCATAGAGAACGGCGCCCGCCTGATCGTCCTGTCCGACCGGCACTCCGACGCCGAGCACGCGCCGATCCCGTCGCTGCTGCTCACCGCGGCCGTCCACCACCACCTCATCCGCACCAAGCAGCGCACCCAGGTGGGCCTGCTGGTCGAGGCCGGCGACGTCCGCGAGGTCCACCACGTGGCCCTGCTCATCGGCTACGGCGCCGCCGCGGTCAACCCGTACCTGGCGATGGAGTCGGTCGAGGACCTGGTCCGCGCCGGCACCTTCCTGCCGGGCGCCGAGCCCGAGCAGGCCATCCGCAACCTCATCCACGCCCTCGGCAAGGGCGTGCTGAAGGTGATGTCCAAGATGGGCATCTCCACGGTCGCCTCCTACCGCGGCGCCCAGGTCTTCGAGGCCGTGGGTCTCGAGGAGGGCTTCGTGGAGAAGTACTTCAACGGCACCACCAGCAAGATCGGCGGCGTCGGCATCGACGTGATCGCCAAGGAGGTCGCCGCCCGCCACGCCAAGGCGTACCCCGCCTCCGGCATCGCCCCGGCGCACCGCGCCCTGGACATCGGCGGCGAGTACCAGTGGCGCCGCGAGGGGGAGCCGCACCTGTTCGACCCGGAGACGGTCTTCCGCCTCCAGCACTCCACGCGCTCCGGCCGCTACGAGATCTTCAAGAAGTACACGGAGCGGGTGAACGAGCAGTCCGAGCGGCTGATGACGCTGCGCGGCCTGTTCGGCTTCAAGCCGGGCCGCGGGCCGATCCCCGTCGAGGAGGTCGAGCCGGTCTCCGAGATCGTCAAGCGCTTCTCCACCGGCGCCATGTCGTACGGCTCCATCTCCCAGGAGGCGCACGAGACCCTCGCCATCGCCATGAACCAGCTGGGCGGCAAGTCCAACACCGGTGAGGGCGGCGAGGACCCGGAGCGCCTGTACGACCCGGCCCGCCGGTCCTCCATCAAGCAGGTCGCCTCCGGCCGCTTCGGCGTGACCTCCGAGTACCTGGTCAACTCCGACGACATCCAGATCAAGATGGCCCAGGGCGCCAAGCCCGGCGAGGGCGGCCAGCTGCCCGGCCACAAGGTCTACCCGTGGGTGGCGAAGACCCGGCACTCGACCCCGGGCGTGGGGCTCATCTCCCCGCCGCCGCACCACGACATCTACTCCATCGAGGACCTCGCCCAGCTCATCCACGACCTGAAGAACGCCAACCCCCAGGCGCGCATTCACGTCAAGCTGGTCTCCGAGGTCGGCGTCGGCACCGTCGCCGCGGGCGTCTCCAAGGCCCACGCGGACGTCGTACTGATCTCCGGCCACGACGGCGGCACCGGAGCCTCGCCGCTGACCTCGCTGAAGCACGCGGGCGGCCCCTGGGAGCTCGGCCTCGCCGAGACCCAGCAGACCCTGCTGCTCAACGGCCTGCGCGACCGGATCGTCGTGCAGACCGACGGCCAGCTGAAGACCGGCCGTGACGTGGTGATCGCCGCGCTGCTCGGCGCCGAGGAGTTCGGCTTCGCCACCGCCCCGCTGGTGGTCTCCGGCTGCGTCATGATGCGCGTCTGCCACCTGGACACCTGCCCGGTCGGCATCGCCACCCAGAACCCGGTGCTGCGCGACCGCTTCACCGGCAAGGCCGAGTACGTGGTGAACTTCTTCCGGTTCATCGCGCAGGAGGTCCGCGAGCTGCTGGCCGAGCTGGGCTTCCGCTCCATCGAGGAGGCCGTCGGCCACGCCGAGGTCCTCGACGTGACCCGCGCGGTCGACCACTGGAAGGCGCAGGGCCTGGAGCTCGAGCCGCTGTTCCACGTGCCCGAGCTGCCCGAGGGCGCCGTCCGCCACCAGGTCGTCGCCCAGGACCACGGCCTGGAGAAGGCGCTCGACAACGAGCTGATCAAGCTCGCCGCCGACGCGCTCTCCGCCACCGGCGCCGAGGACGCCCAGCCGGTGCGCGCCCAGGTAGCCATCCGCAACATCAACCGCACGGTCGGCACCATGCTCGGCCACGAGGTGACCAAGAAGTTCGGTGGCGCGGGCCTGCCCGACGACACCATCGACATCACCTTCACCGGCTCCGCCGGCCAGTCGTTCGGCGCCTTCGTCCCGCGCGGTGTCACGCTGCGCCTGGAGGGCGACGCCAACGACTACGTCGGCAAGGGCCTGTCCGGCGGCCGGATCGTCGTGCGGCCCGACCGGGCGGCCGACCACCTCGCCGAGTACAGCGTCATCGCGGGCAACACCCTCGCCTACGGCGCCACCGGCGGCGAGATGTTCCTGCGCGGCAAGACCGGCGAGCGGTTCTGCGTCCGCAACTCCGGCGCGCTCGTCGTCTCCGAGGGCGTGGGCGACCACGGCTGCGAGTACATGACGGGCGGCCACGCCGTCGTCCTCGGTGAGACCGGGCGCAACTTCGCGGCCGGCATGTCCGGCGGCGTCGCCTACGTCATCGACCTCGACCGGGACAACGTCAACGCCGGCAACGCCGGCTCCGTCGAGGCGCTGGACGACGCCGACAGGCAGTGGCTGCACGACGTGGTCCGCCGTCACCAGGAGGAGACGGGCTCCACCGTCGCCGAGAAGCTGCTCGCCGACTGGGACACCGCCGTGGAGCGCTTCAGCAAGATCATCCCCAGCACGTACAAGGCAGTGCTCGCCGCCAAGGACGCCGCCGAGCGAGCCGGTCTGTCGGAGACCGAGATCACCGAGAAGATGATGGAGGCGGCGATCAATGGCTGA
- a CDS encoding VIT1/CCC1 transporter family protein, which translates to MAIIETEATLHEAHRDNHTHRDVNGGWLRPAVFGAMDGLVSNLALMTGVAGGAVGQQTVVLSGLAGLAAGAFSMAAGEYTSVASQRELVEAELAVERRELRKHPEDEEAELAALYEARGVEPELAREVARQLSRDPEQALEIHAREELGVDPSDLPSPTVAAVSSFGSFALGALLPVLPFLLGASSLWPAVLVALLGLFLCGAVVAKVTARSWWYSGLRQLALGGAAAGVTYALGSLFGTAVG; encoded by the coding sequence ATGGCCATCATCGAGACCGAGGCGACGCTGCACGAGGCGCACCGCGACAACCACACCCACCGCGACGTCAACGGCGGCTGGCTGCGCCCGGCGGTGTTCGGCGCGATGGACGGGCTGGTCTCCAACCTCGCCCTGATGACGGGCGTCGCCGGCGGCGCCGTCGGCCAGCAGACCGTCGTCCTCAGCGGCCTCGCGGGACTGGCCGCCGGTGCCTTCTCCATGGCGGCCGGCGAGTACACCTCGGTCGCCTCCCAGCGTGAGCTGGTCGAGGCCGAGCTGGCCGTCGAGCGGCGTGAGCTGCGCAAGCACCCGGAGGACGAGGAGGCCGAGCTCGCCGCGCTCTACGAGGCCCGCGGGGTCGAGCCGGAGCTGGCCCGCGAGGTCGCCCGGCAGCTCTCCCGCGACCCCGAGCAGGCGCTGGAGATACACGCCCGTGAGGAGCTGGGCGTCGACCCCTCCGACCTGCCGTCGCCCACCGTCGCCGCCGTGTCCAGCTTCGGCTCCTTCGCCCTGGGCGCGCTGCTGCCGGTCCTGCCCTTCCTGCTCGGCGCGAGCAGCCTGTGGCCGGCCGTGCTGGTGGCGCTGCTCGGACTGTTCCTGTGCGGTGCCGTGGTGGCCAAGGTCACGGCGCGGTCCTGGTGGTACAGCGGACTGCGGCAGCTGGCCCTCGGCGGTGCGGCGGCCGGTGTGACGTACGCCCTCGGCTCGCTGTTCGGAACGGCCGTAGGATGA
- a CDS encoding ADP-ribosylglycohydrolase family protein, with protein MASTARIPSVPAPGDAPGLRERARGALLGLAVGDALGAPAENMKPSEIRAKWGRVTGYVTDPPAGTDDTEYAIFSGLLVARHGSALTPAHVEAAWHEWIADRAEGPFRGAGFSERGTLENLRRGLAAPISAQHRHAWSDGLAMRAAPYGVHAAGRPDEAARLAAIDGSVSHDGEGIYGGQAVAAGVAAAMAGAPVVTVVASALAVVPDDSWTARSLRRAVTAAHHGERAVRAAVVIGGYPWTDLAPEAVALAFGAYATADGDFEQAVLTAVNMGRDADTTAAVAGALAGATQGVAAVPEHWAAAITPARGSCLPAMAGHHVLDIADLLTPETPT; from the coding sequence ATGGCATCGACCGCCCGCATCCCCTCGGTGCCCGCGCCCGGGGACGCCCCCGGTCTCCGCGAACGGGCACGCGGCGCGCTGCTCGGCCTGGCCGTCGGCGACGCCCTCGGCGCGCCCGCCGAGAACATGAAGCCCTCCGAGATCCGCGCGAAGTGGGGCCGCGTCACGGGTTACGTGACCGACCCCCCGGCGGGCACGGACGACACCGAGTACGCCATCTTCTCCGGACTGCTGGTGGCCCGGCACGGCTCCGCGCTCACCCCCGCGCATGTCGAGGCGGCCTGGCACGAGTGGATCGCCGACCGCGCCGAGGGCCCCTTCCGGGGCGCCGGCTTCAGCGAGCGCGGCACCCTGGAGAACCTGCGCCGGGGGCTCGCCGCGCCCATCTCCGCCCAGCACCGGCACGCCTGGAGCGACGGGCTGGCGATGCGGGCGGCGCCGTACGGCGTGCACGCGGCCGGACGCCCGGACGAGGCGGCCCGGCTCGCGGCGATCGACGGTTCGGTCAGCCACGACGGCGAGGGCATCTACGGCGGGCAGGCGGTCGCGGCGGGCGTCGCGGCGGCCATGGCCGGGGCACCGGTGGTCACCGTCGTGGCCTCGGCACTGGCCGTGGTGCCGGACGACTCCTGGACCGCCCGCTCGCTGCGCCGCGCGGTGACCGCCGCCCACCACGGCGAACGCGCCGTCCGCGCCGCGGTGGTGATCGGCGGTTACCCCTGGACCGACCTGGCGCCCGAGGCGGTGGCCCTCGCCTTCGGCGCGTACGCGACGGCCGACGGCGACTTCGAACAAGCGGTGCTGACCGCCGTGAACATGGGCCGCGACGCCGACACGACGGCGGCGGTCGCGGGCGCGCTGGCGGGGGCGACCCAGGGTGTCGCCGCCGTCCCGGAGCACTGGGCCGCGGCCATCACCCCGGCCCGCGGCAGCTGCCTGCCCGCCATGGCCGGCCACCACGTCCTCGACATCGCGGACCTCCTGACCCCGGAGACCCCCACATGA
- a CDS encoding ADP-ribosylglycohydrolase family protein, whose translation MTSTTPAPTTDDTPATHDTPAPGTARDDAAPAPRTPAGPAPRPARSAVEGLLLGLAAGDAAGWPAARHRAARMPEWTRRLTRELDTFAEQNATTTLPVPIALNQPPEPLRLGPSDDAEWAAFAAEAVLLAGDDTVLGDLSRERRTRAAIDLTWNAVAAEVAAATERAPETESAVLPLRARISVRAGLGNLATGLRPPATGHDNPHYFDDAACVRACVLAVAHAGDPRAAADLAEFDARYTQDGDGVHGARAMAAAVSLALAGADPRACVEAACAELPEDTEIGRNARHALVLAADADSAFALVPSLEHQIVDHVYSYGVAAAETVPVALALTTAARGRIAEAVPAAACLSRVADSAPALAGALTGALGGSAAIPRSWRESCRTLSGCVLPRLTGTDLVELAGLLEAAQPAAPRG comes from the coding sequence ATGACCTCCACCACCCCCGCACCGACCACCGACGACACTCCGGCCACCCACGACACTCCGGCCCCCGGCACCGCGCGGGACGACGCGGCCCCGGCGCCGCGCACACCCGCCGGACCCGCACCCCGTCCGGCCCGCTCGGCCGTCGAGGGCCTGCTCCTCGGACTCGCCGCCGGGGACGCCGCCGGCTGGCCCGCCGCCCGCCACCGCGCCGCCCGCATGCCCGAGTGGACCCGGCGGCTCACCCGCGAACTGGACACCTTCGCCGAGCAGAACGCCACCACCACGCTCCCCGTCCCCATCGCCCTCAACCAGCCCCCCGAGCCCCTGCGCCTCGGCCCCTCCGACGACGCCGAGTGGGCCGCGTTCGCCGCCGAGGCGGTGCTGCTCGCGGGCGACGACACCGTGCTCGGCGACCTGAGCCGGGAGCGCCGTACCCGCGCCGCCATCGACCTGACCTGGAACGCGGTCGCGGCCGAGGTGGCCGCCGCCACCGAGCGGGCCCCCGAGACCGAGTCCGCCGTCCTGCCCCTGCGCGCCCGCATCTCCGTACGGGCCGGCCTCGGCAACCTCGCCACCGGTCTGCGCCCGCCCGCCACCGGGCACGACAACCCGCACTACTTCGACGACGCCGCCTGCGTCCGGGCCTGCGTGCTGGCCGTGGCGCACGCGGGCGACCCGCGGGCCGCCGCCGACCTCGCCGAGTTCGACGCCCGCTACACCCAGGACGGTGACGGTGTGCACGGCGCGCGCGCCATGGCCGCCGCCGTGTCGCTGGCGCTGGCCGGGGCGGACCCGCGCGCCTGCGTGGAGGCCGCCTGCGCCGAACTGCCCGAGGACACCGAGATCGGCCGCAACGCCCGGCACGCGCTGGTCCTCGCGGCGGACGCCGACAGCGCCTTCGCCCTGGTGCCGTCGCTGGAGCACCAGATCGTCGACCACGTCTACAGCTACGGCGTCGCCGCCGCCGAGACCGTCCCCGTCGCCCTCGCCCTGACCACCGCCGCCCGCGGCCGGATCGCGGAGGCGGTCCCCGCGGCGGCCTGCCTGTCCCGGGTCGCGGACTCCGCCCCGGCGCTGGCCGGCGCCCTCACCGGGGCGCTGGGCGGGAGCGCCGCGATCCCCCGGTCGTGGCGGGAGAGCTGCCGCACCCTCTCCGGCTGTGTGCTGCCCCGGCTCACAGGGACGGACCTGGTCGAACTCGCCGGGCTCCTGGAAGCCGCCCAGCCGGCCGCACCGAGAGGATGA